The Anoxybacillus flavithermus genome has a segment encoding these proteins:
- a CDS encoding transcriptional regulator encodes MHKLVDQLFLELQRPVTIESRDFELLAYSGHHDETDEVRMRTILSKRASAHVFHYLHEHGWIQKIEQADGVVSIPPLPDIDLGARAVVCLKHAGKVYGYLWVQAAFHDLTEAQRKRMEDVAKEAAQMLHEQIGKRYKRQEEINDLFLRFIQYRDVSERDVQMEAQLLGVTFPSLFTVAAFFVGHDAKKDDIRQYMTFITKTTHAPIFFIDRHHPFLLIVGGTPTQRPIDIAKMVATKLQQDFRYHIDRDVIVGIGNEYSELKRLRDSYKEAMEVIHLKRHIDEPLPHVYNDLGIYRIIPFIYEQYKQRRYKNEALLKLKKHDEQHGTDFLHTLRAYIQHDCNIKQTAESLYIHPNTLHYRLKRMQAITILPLHDFEQRMMLYIDLLLYKYKEGFVDEQQK; translated from the coding sequence TTGCACAAATTAGTCGATCAATTATTTCTCGAGTTGCAACGTCCTGTAACAATTGAATCACGTGATTTTGAATTGCTTGCATATAGCGGCCATCACGATGAAACGGATGAAGTGCGGATGCGCACGATTTTAAGTAAACGGGCATCTGCCCACGTGTTTCATTATTTACATGAACATGGATGGATACAAAAAATTGAACAAGCAGACGGAGTGGTAAGCATTCCTCCACTCCCCGATATTGATCTTGGCGCTCGCGCGGTCGTTTGTTTAAAACATGCGGGAAAAGTGTATGGTTACCTTTGGGTGCAAGCAGCGTTTCACGATTTGACAGAAGCGCAGCGAAAACGAATGGAAGATGTAGCGAAGGAAGCGGCGCAAATGCTACATGAGCAAATAGGAAAGCGTTATAAACGTCAAGAAGAAATAAATGACCTTTTTCTTCGTTTTATTCAATATCGTGACGTGAGTGAGCGGGATGTGCAAATGGAAGCACAGCTACTCGGTGTGACATTTCCTTCATTATTTACTGTTGCTGCTTTTTTTGTCGGACACGATGCAAAAAAAGATGATATCCGCCAATACATGACATTTATAACAAAAACGACACATGCCCCGATATTTTTTATCGATCGCCACCATCCATTTTTGCTCATTGTCGGAGGGACGCCGACACAACGTCCGATAGATATAGCAAAAATGGTGGCTACAAAATTGCAGCAAGACTTCCGTTATCATATAGATCGTGACGTCATTGTCGGTATTGGCAATGAGTATAGCGAGTTGAAGCGGTTGCGTGACAGCTACAAAGAAGCGATGGAAGTCATTCATTTAAAAAGACATATCGATGAACCTTTGCCACATGTTTACAACGATTTAGGCATTTATCGCATCATTCCATTCATATACGAACAATATAAACAACGTCGATATAAAAACGAAGCGCTGTTAAAACTAAAAAAGCATGACGAACAGCATGGAACTGATTTTTTGCATACGCTTCGGGCATACATTCAACACGACTGTAACATAAAACAAACAGCCGAAAGTTTATATATTCATCCGAATACGTTACATTATCGATTGAAACGCATGCAGGCGATTACAATCCTCCCTCTTCATGATTTTGAACAACGCATGATGTTGTATATTGATCTCCTTTTATACAAATATAAGGAAGGTTTTGTGGATGAACAACAAAAATGA
- a CDS encoding sugar ABC transporter permease, whose amino-acid sequence MLHILEIIIPSAIFFAAPLIFTALGGVFSERSGVVNIGLEGLMVIGAFTGVVFNLTFADQFGQLTPWLAILAAMIVASIFSLMHAVAAISLRADQVVSGVAINFLALGLSLFLVKMWYGKGQTDQVQVGFDKIDIPILSKIPVIGPILFSNGYVPSYLAIVLAFVVWYVIYKTPFGLRLRAVGEHPMAADTMGINVAKMRYIAVMLSGALAGIGGSIYATIISRDFSHATISGQGFMALAAMIFGKWHPLGAMGAALFFGFAQSLSIVGQAIPFLKNVPTVYLLILPYALTILALTGFIGRADAPKALGTPYEKGKR is encoded by the coding sequence ATGTTACACATCCTTGAAATTATTATTCCTTCCGCGATTTTCTTTGCGGCACCACTTATTTTTACGGCGCTCGGTGGCGTATTTAGTGAGCGTTCCGGCGTTGTAAATATCGGATTAGAAGGATTGATGGTCATCGGGGCATTTACCGGTGTCGTGTTCAACTTAACGTTTGCCGATCAATTTGGACAACTGACACCGTGGCTTGCGATACTTGCTGCGATGATTGTTGCTTCGATTTTCTCGCTTATGCATGCGGTGGCGGCCATTTCACTTCGTGCGGATCAAGTAGTCAGCGGGGTAGCCATCAACTTTTTAGCATTAGGTTTATCACTGTTTCTTGTGAAAATGTGGTACGGAAAAGGACAAACGGATCAAGTGCAAGTTGGATTTGATAAAATCGACATTCCGATTTTAAGTAAAATTCCAGTTATCGGTCCGATTTTATTCTCAAACGGGTATGTGCCATCTTACTTAGCGATTGTACTCGCCTTTGTCGTATGGTATGTCATTTATAAAACACCGTTTGGGCTTCGTCTTCGCGCGGTTGGGGAACATCCGATGGCGGCAGATACGATGGGAATTAACGTGGCAAAGATGCGTTACATCGCAGTCATGTTAAGCGGTGCCCTTGCAGGAATTGGCGGTTCAATTTATGCGACAATCATCTCGCGCGACTTTAGCCACGCGACAATTTCCGGGCAAGGATTTATGGCGCTTGCTGCGATGATTTTCGGAAAATGGCATCCGCTTGGTGCGATGGGAGCGGCCCTTTTCTTCGGATTTGCCCAAAGCTTAAGTATCGTTGGGCAGGCCATTCCGTTTTTAAAAAACGTTCCAACCGTTTACTTGCTCATTTTACCGTATGCTTTAACGATTTTAGCACTAACCGGATTTATCGGGCGTGCAGATGCACCAAAAGCGCTCGGTACTCCGTATGAGAAAGGAAAACGTTAA
- a CDS encoding ABC transporter permease yields the protein MSENRLTNILVPVFAVILGIIAGAIVMIVSGYDPIAGYSALLYGAFGDRYYIGETIRQVTPYILAGLAVAFAFRTGLFNIGVEGQLIVGWLAAVWVGVAFELPKVIHLPLAIAAAAFAGALWGFIPGFLKARFRVHEVIVTIMMNYIALYVSNAIIRSVLSDQGFKSEKIHPTASLRSEFLQSLTDYSTLHYGIIISLIAAVVMWFLLEKTTTGYELRAVGFNQHASHYAGMNVNRNIILAMVISGAFAGIAGAMEGLGTFENVSVKAGFTGVGFDGIAVALLGGNNAFGIILAAILFGALKVGALEMPSAADVPTELVDIVIALIIFFVASSYLIRLVLTRFKKEGK from the coding sequence ATGAGTGAAAATCGTTTAACAAATATTCTCGTCCCTGTTTTTGCGGTTATTCTCGGAATTATTGCTGGTGCCATTGTGATGATCGTCAGCGGATATGACCCAATTGCTGGCTATTCCGCTTTATTGTACGGTGCTTTTGGTGATCGATATTACATTGGGGAAACGATTCGCCAAGTGACACCGTATATTTTAGCTGGTCTAGCGGTTGCGTTCGCTTTTCGCACAGGGCTATTTAACATCGGTGTAGAAGGACAATTGATCGTCGGATGGCTCGCTGCTGTTTGGGTGGGCGTTGCGTTTGAGCTCCCGAAAGTAATCCATCTGCCGCTTGCTATTGCTGCTGCTGCATTCGCTGGGGCACTTTGGGGATTCATTCCGGGATTTTTAAAAGCGCGTTTTCGTGTTCATGAAGTCATCGTCACGATTATGATGAACTATATTGCTTTATACGTGTCGAATGCGATCATTCGCTCTGTTTTATCTGATCAAGGATTTAAGTCGGAAAAAATTCATCCGACTGCATCGTTACGTTCGGAATTTTTACAGTCATTAACGGATTACTCTACCCTTCATTATGGCATTATTATTTCGTTAATTGCAGCTGTTGTTATGTGGTTTTTACTTGAAAAAACGACAACAGGATATGAACTTCGTGCCGTCGGTTTTAACCAACACGCATCACATTATGCAGGTATGAACGTCAATCGCAATATTATATTAGCAATGGTTATTTCTGGGGCATTTGCTGGGATTGCTGGAGCGATGGAAGGGTTAGGAACTTTTGAAAACGTCTCCGTTAAAGCTGGATTTACCGGAGTCGGATTTGACGGAATTGCCGTCGCCCTTCTCGGTGGAAATAATGCGTTTGGCATTATTTTAGCAGCTATTTTATTTGGAGCGTTAAAAGTTGGAGCGCTCGAAATGCCATCAGCAGCTGATGTGCCGACAGAACTTGTAGACATCGTCATTGCGTTAATTATTTTCTTCGTTGCATCAAGCTACTTAATTCGTCTTGTGCTTACGCGCTTCAAAAAGGAGGGAAAATAA
- a CDS encoding heme ABC transporter ATP-binding protein: MEYVIEMLNIRKVFGNFVANDNITLQLKKGEIHALLGENGAGKSTLMNVLFGLYQPDGGEIRVKGKKVNIANPNVANDLGIGMVHQHFMLVDTFTVTENIILGSEPTKGGQIDIEKAEQEVRELSERYGLAVDPKAKIADISVGMQQRVEILKTLYRGADILIFDEPTAVLTPQEIQELIQIMKALVREGKSIILITHKLKEIMEVCDRVTVIRRGKGIGTLNVSETNPNELASLMVGREVHFKTEKQPPKVGKPVLEIEDLVVKDSRGITAVDHLHLTVHAGEIVGIAGVDGNGQTELIEAITGLIKSESGSIRLNGKEIRNLTPRQITETGVGHIPQDRHKHGLVLDFPIGENMVLQTYYKEPYSKRGILNFKAIYDKARQLIQEFDVRTPDEYTKARALSGGNQQKAIIGREVDRDPDLLIAAQPTRGLDVGAIEFIHKRLIEQRDKRKAVLLVSFELDEIMNVSDRIAVIYEGKIVAIVDPKETTEQELGLLMAGSKRKEAGVSS, translated from the coding sequence TTGGAATACGTAATTGAGATGCTAAATATCCGCAAAGTTTTTGGGAATTTTGTGGCGAATGATAACATTACGTTGCAATTGAAAAAAGGAGAAATTCATGCGCTATTAGGCGAGAATGGTGCAGGAAAATCGACGTTAATGAACGTGTTATTCGGTTTATATCAACCGGATGGCGGGGAAATTCGCGTCAAAGGAAAAAAAGTAAATATCGCTAACCCGAACGTCGCCAACGACTTAGGAATCGGAATGGTACATCAACACTTTATGCTTGTTGATACGTTTACAGTAACGGAAAACATTATTTTAGGAAGCGAGCCGACAAAAGGTGGACAAATCGATATTGAAAAAGCAGAACAAGAAGTGCGCGAGCTTTCTGAACGATACGGTTTAGCTGTTGATCCGAAAGCGAAAATCGCTGACATTTCTGTCGGTATGCAACAACGGGTAGAAATTTTAAAAACGTTATATCGTGGAGCAGATATTTTAATTTTTGACGAACCAACAGCGGTCTTAACGCCGCAAGAAATTCAAGAGCTCATCCAAATTATGAAAGCGCTTGTGCGCGAAGGAAAATCGATCATTCTAATTACGCACAAATTAAAAGAAATTATGGAAGTATGTGATCGTGTCACAGTTATTCGACGTGGAAAAGGCATCGGCACATTAAATGTATCGGAAACAAACCCGAACGAACTAGCTTCGTTAATGGTTGGACGTGAGGTGCATTTCAAAACAGAAAAACAACCGCCGAAAGTCGGCAAACCTGTCCTTGAAATTGAAGATTTAGTTGTCAAAGACTCGCGTGGAATTACTGCGGTTGATCATTTACATTTAACGGTACATGCAGGAGAAATTGTCGGAATTGCAGGGGTAGACGGCAACGGACAAACAGAGCTTATCGAAGCGATCACGGGCTTAATCAAATCTGAATCCGGCTCCATTCGTCTAAATGGTAAAGAAATTCGCAATTTAACGCCAAGACAAATTACAGAAACAGGTGTCGGACACATTCCGCAAGACCGTCATAAACATGGTCTCGTGCTTGATTTTCCAATCGGAGAAAACATGGTGCTTCAAACGTATTATAAAGAACCATACTCAAAACGAGGTATTTTGAATTTTAAAGCGATTTACGATAAAGCGCGCCAACTTATTCAAGAGTTTGACGTTCGTACGCCAGATGAATATACGAAAGCGCGGGCTTTATCAGGAGGAAACCAACAAAAAGCGATTATCGGACGTGAAGTGGATCGCGATCCAGATTTACTTATTGCCGCGCAACCAACGCGTGGACTCGACGTCGGAGCGATTGAGTTTATTCACAAACGTCTGATCGAACAACGAGATAAAAGAAAAGCGGTATTGCTTGTTTCGTTTGAATTAGATGAAATTATGAACGTTAGCGATCGTATTGCTGTCATTTATGAAGGAAAAATTGTCGCCATTGTCGACCCGAAAGAAACGACAGAACAAGAGCTTGGTTTGTTGATGGCAGGAAGCAAACGGAAGGAAGCGGGTGTATCATCATGA
- a CDS encoding BMP family ABC transporter substrate-binding protein produces MKKKRFGLSMSLLLTAGMLLGGCGQAKEEPKKEEGKASEFSVAMVTDVGGIDDKSFNQSAWEGLQKFGEENGLKKGKGGYDYLQSQSDADYATNLNKLVRNDFDLIFGIGFLMTDAVTEIAEQKPDNKFAIVDSVVEKPNVASITFKEHEGSFLVGVVAGLMTKTNKIGFVGGMEIPLIEKFESGFIAGVKAVNPNAKVEVQYAGAFDKADKGKAIASSMYASGIDVIYHAAGATGNGVFSEAIDLKKQDPNKEIWVIGVDRDQYEEGKVPGTDKSVTLTSMVKRVDVAVYDLATKTKNGNFPGGQAVEYGLKEDGVGIAPTTKNNVPEDVLKKVDEWKQKIINGEVKVPTTRAELQ; encoded by the coding sequence ATGAAGAAAAAGCGTTTTGGGTTGTCAATGTCTTTATTATTAACTGCCGGCATGCTTCTTGGCGGTTGCGGACAAGCAAAAGAAGAGCCGAAAAAAGAAGAAGGAAAAGCGTCTGAATTTAGCGTAGCGATGGTTACGGACGTTGGTGGAATTGACGATAAGTCGTTCAACCAGTCAGCATGGGAAGGGTTACAAAAATTTGGTGAAGAAAACGGCTTGAAAAAAGGAAAAGGTGGCTATGACTACTTACAGTCACAAAGTGATGCCGATTATGCAACAAACTTAAACAAACTTGTACGTAACGACTTTGATCTCATTTTTGGTATCGGGTTTTTAATGACAGATGCTGTTACAGAAATCGCAGAACAAAAGCCAGATAACAAATTTGCGATCGTTGACAGCGTCGTCGAAAAACCGAATGTCGCTAGCATCACATTCAAAGAGCATGAAGGTTCGTTCCTCGTCGGCGTTGTCGCTGGTTTAATGACAAAAACAAATAAAATCGGTTTCGTTGGCGGTATGGAAATTCCGTTAATTGAAAAATTCGAAAGCGGTTTTATTGCAGGAGTAAAAGCAGTAAATCCAAATGCCAAAGTTGAAGTGCAATATGCAGGTGCATTCGACAAAGCGGATAAAGGAAAAGCTATTGCTTCAAGCATGTACGCTTCTGGTATTGACGTGATTTATCATGCAGCTGGTGCAACAGGAAACGGTGTGTTCTCTGAAGCAATTGACTTGAAAAAACAAGATCCAAACAAAGAAATTTGGGTGATCGGTGTTGACCGTGACCAGTATGAAGAAGGAAAAGTGCCAGGAACAGATAAAAGCGTAACATTAACATCGATGGTAAAACGTGTTGACGTTGCTGTATATGACTTAGCGACAAAAACGAAAAACGGCAACTTCCCAGGCGGTCAAGCTGTTGAATACGGCTTAAAAGAAGATGGTGTAGGTATTGCGCCAACAACGAAAAATAACGTTCCTGAAGATGTGTTGAAAAAAGTTGATGAGTGGAAACAAAAAATTATTAACGGCGAAGTGAAAGTGCCTACAACTCGCGCAGAGTTGCAATAA
- a CDS encoding GntR family transcriptional regulator, giving the protein MSVKTDHRHLYLQVIDRIKKDIEQGVYKEKEKLPSEFELAKQLGVSRATLREALRVLEEENVIIRRHGVGTFVSSRPMFTSGIEQLSSVTEMIRQAGRKPGTIFLSSSIQKPTEDDIKRFQCHKEEDLLVVERVRTANHEPVVYCIDKVPCKYLPKGIAYENESLLEILHNEANRYIAYAVTHIEPLGYHEKVSPILQCEPETALLVLKQMHFDENDEPILYSIDYFKSDKFSFHVLRKRV; this is encoded by the coding sequence ATGTCTGTTAAAACAGATCATCGACACTTATATTTACAAGTGATTGATCGTATTAAGAAAGATATTGAGCAAGGGGTATACAAGGAAAAAGAAAAGCTTCCTTCTGAATTTGAACTAGCAAAACAATTAGGGGTTAGCCGGGCGACGTTGCGGGAAGCATTGCGGGTGTTAGAAGAGGAAAATGTCATCATCCGCCGCCACGGTGTCGGGACGTTCGTTAGTTCCCGCCCGATGTTCACTTCAGGCATTGAACAACTAAGTAGCGTGACCGAGATGATTCGCCAAGCGGGGCGTAAACCAGGGACGATTTTTTTATCTTCTTCCATTCAAAAGCCGACTGAAGATGATATAAAGCGCTTTCAATGTCATAAAGAGGAAGATTTACTCGTTGTTGAGCGGGTGCGAACTGCAAATCATGAACCGGTCGTTTATTGTATCGATAAAGTTCCTTGTAAATATTTACCTAAAGGGATTGCTTATGAAAATGAGTCATTATTAGAAATATTACATAATGAAGCGAATCGATACATCGCCTATGCGGTTACCCACATTGAGCCACTTGGCTACCATGAAAAGGTGTCGCCTATTTTGCAATGTGAGCCAGAAACAGCGCTTTTAGTTTTAAAGCAAATGCATTTTGATGAAAATGACGAGCCGATTTTGTACTCAATTGACTACTTTAAATCAGATAAGTTTAGCTTCCACGTGTTGCGGAAACGCGTGTAG
- a CDS encoding cell division protein FtsK: protein MGKKNKRRTNKQEQWKKTLRFELIGLTMLACAVIAMANVGAVGHSLVFTTRFFMGEWYIVALLGALVTSLYVIWKRAWPPFFQRVLVGLYLIVLSLLLFSHEALFHILSRNGKLANPSIIRTTWELFWADVHGENSSFSDLGGGMLGALLYTISYYLFDQLGTKWIASLLMIIGVLLLTGKTLRDTAGKGIEWFFSFIRAQTKAVIADARSFLSRPKKEKQQPTHIEVVTALEEKEENETEEIVVEGPVISNFNETVEEEKTISFMQTHATDYALPPIDLLFPPKAVDQSREKENIYENARKLEKTFQSFGVKAKVTKVHIGPAVTRYEVYPDVGVKVSKIVSLSDDLALALAAKDIRIEAPIPGKSAIGIEVPNEEIAMVSLREVLEAKEADKPEAKLLIGLGRDISGQAVLAELNKMPHLLVAGATGSGKSVCINAIIVSLLMRTKPHEVKMMMIDPKMVELSVYNGIPHLLSPVVTDPKKASQALKKVVSEMERRYELFSHTGTRNIEGYNEYMERHNETAEVKQPLLPYIVVIVDELADLMMVASSDVEDSITRLAQMARAAGIHLIIATQRPSVDVITGVIKANIPSRIAFSVSSQTDSRTILDMGGAEKLLGRGDMLFLPVGAAKPVRVQGAFVSDQEVETVVQYVVSQQQAQYEEMMIAQDDEPQEAFDDELFEEAVQLVVDMQSASVSMLQRRFRIGYNRAARLIDAMEARGIVGPYEGSKPRAVLVSPNDQAKTS, encoded by the coding sequence ATGGGAAAGAAAAATAAGCGTCGCACAAACAAACAAGAGCAATGGAAAAAAACGTTGCGTTTTGAATTAATCGGTTTAACGATGTTAGCATGCGCGGTCATTGCGATGGCAAACGTCGGAGCGGTCGGCCATTCACTTGTTTTTACTACTCGCTTCTTCATGGGTGAATGGTATATTGTTGCGCTATTAGGGGCGCTTGTGACATCGCTATATGTCATTTGGAAGCGCGCATGGCCTCCATTTTTTCAACGCGTTCTCGTTGGGCTGTACTTGATTGTTCTTTCCTTATTGTTGTTTAGTCACGAAGCGTTGTTTCATATTTTATCAAGAAATGGGAAATTAGCAAATCCAAGCATTATTCGAACGACATGGGAACTATTTTGGGCAGATGTGCATGGGGAAAATAGTTCTTTTTCGGATTTAGGTGGTGGGATGCTTGGCGCCTTGCTGTATACGATCAGTTATTATTTATTTGATCAATTAGGAACAAAATGGATTGCCTCATTATTAATGATCATTGGCGTATTACTTCTTACAGGAAAAACGTTACGTGATACAGCCGGCAAAGGAATTGAATGGTTCTTTTCGTTTATTCGAGCGCAAACGAAAGCGGTAATTGCGGACGCTCGTTCATTTTTAAGCCGTCCGAAAAAAGAAAAACAACAGCCAACTCATATTGAAGTGGTGACAGCGCTCGAGGAAAAAGAAGAAAATGAAACAGAAGAAATTGTCGTCGAAGGTCCTGTTATTTCCAATTTTAATGAAACCGTTGAAGAAGAAAAAACGATATCATTTATGCAAACTCATGCGACGGATTATGCATTGCCACCAATTGATTTACTTTTTCCACCAAAAGCGGTCGATCAATCACGGGAAAAAGAAAACATTTATGAAAATGCCCGCAAGCTTGAAAAAACGTTTCAAAGTTTTGGTGTAAAGGCAAAAGTAACGAAAGTGCATATTGGTCCAGCTGTGACAAGATATGAAGTATATCCAGACGTCGGTGTGAAAGTAAGTAAAATTGTAAGCTTAAGTGATGATTTAGCGCTGGCGTTAGCGGCGAAGGACATTCGCATCGAGGCGCCGATTCCGGGAAAATCAGCAATTGGTATTGAAGTACCGAATGAAGAAATTGCGATGGTATCTCTACGCGAAGTGTTAGAAGCGAAAGAAGCAGATAAACCTGAAGCAAAACTGTTAATTGGACTTGGGCGTGACATATCGGGACAAGCGGTGCTTGCTGAATTAAATAAAATGCCGCACTTACTTGTTGCGGGTGCGACGGGGAGTGGGAAAAGCGTATGTATTAACGCCATTATCGTTAGCTTATTGATGCGTACGAAACCGCATGAAGTAAAGATGATGATGATCGATCCGAAAATGGTTGAGTTAAGCGTATATAATGGCATTCCACATTTGCTTTCTCCTGTCGTTACTGATCCGAAAAAAGCGTCCCAAGCATTAAAAAAAGTAGTGAGCGAAATGGAGCGACGATACGAGCTATTTTCGCATACAGGAACGCGTAATATTGAAGGATATAATGAATATATGGAGCGGCATAATGAAACCGCGGAAGTGAAACAACCTCTTTTACCATACATTGTCGTCATTGTAGATGAGTTAGCAGATTTAATGATGGTTGCTTCAAGCGATGTTGAAGATTCGATTACACGTCTTGCCCAAATGGCGCGGGCGGCGGGCATTCATTTAATTATCGCAACGCAACGTCCATCTGTTGATGTCATTACTGGGGTAATTAAGGCAAATATTCCATCCCGCATTGCGTTTAGTGTATCATCACAGACGGACTCACGGACGATTTTAGATATGGGTGGAGCTGAAAAATTGCTTGGACGTGGTGATATGCTCTTTTTGCCTGTTGGTGCAGCAAAACCTGTTCGTGTCCAAGGAGCGTTCGTGTCTGATCAAGAAGTGGAGACAGTTGTACAATACGTAGTTTCACAACAACAAGCACAATATGAAGAAATGATGATCGCACAAGATGATGAACCACAAGAAGCGTTCGATGATGAGTTGTTTGAGGAAGCGGTTCAGCTCGTTGTTGACATGCAAAGTGCATCTGTTTCGATGTTACAGCGTCGTTTTCGCATCGGTTACAACCGAGCTGCACGCCTAATTGATGCGATGGAAGCTCGTGGCATCGTTGGACCTTATGAAGGAAGTAAACCGCGCGCTGTACTCGTATCGCCAAACGATCAAGCAAAAACGTCATAA
- a CDS encoding ribonuclease yields MILHTIVPEFIVFQTNEAEYKKQRTVQYNGVTLLVQQTEMNEYEIVRVLSSDPQHYLTYEPGTKLYATSLQFMV; encoded by the coding sequence ATGATTTTACATACGATCGTTCCAGAGTTTATCGTTTTTCAAACGAACGAGGCGGAGTATAAAAAGCAACGCACCGTTCAATATAACGGAGTGACGTTACTTGTGCAACAAACAGAAATGAACGAGTATGAAATTGTGCGTGTATTAAGTAGCGATCCACAACATTATTTAACGTACGAACCGGGCACAAAACTTTATGCGACATCACTACAATTTATGGTATAA
- a CDS encoding translocation-enhancing protein TepA, whose translation MEERDISQEETKPSPVENIVQLGQTNIPQLPSDSTIHCLTIVGQIEGHIQLPPQNKTTKYEHLIPQIVAIEQNPNIEGLLVVLNTVGGDVEAGLAIAEMLASMSKPTVSIVLGGGHSIGVPIAVSCDYSFIAETATMTIHPIRLTGLVIGVPQTFEYLDKMQERVVNFVVKHSNISEEKLKELMFSKGNLTRDIGTNVVGTDAVKYGLIDEVGGLSQAMRKLRELIDHSHQQGAMLQ comes from the coding sequence ATGGAAGAACGGGATATATCTCAAGAGGAAACGAAGCCTTCTCCAGTCGAAAATATTGTACAGCTCGGTCAAACGAATATTCCACAACTTCCTTCAGATTCAACGATCCATTGTTTAACGATCGTTGGACAAATTGAAGGGCATATTCAATTACCGCCACAAAACAAAACGACGAAATATGAACATCTCATTCCACAAATTGTAGCGATTGAGCAAAATCCGAATATTGAAGGGTTGCTCGTCGTATTAAATACAGTAGGCGGTGATGTGGAGGCAGGGTTAGCCATTGCAGAAATGTTAGCCTCGATGTCCAAACCAACTGTTTCGATTGTGCTCGGCGGAGGCCATTCGATCGGTGTGCCGATTGCGGTGTCGTGCGACTATTCGTTTATCGCAGAAACGGCAACGATGACGATTCACCCGATTCGCCTCACAGGTCTTGTTATTGGTGTGCCACAAACGTTTGAGTATTTAGATAAAATGCAAGAGCGCGTCGTCAATTTTGTTGTTAAACATTCAAACATTAGTGAAGAAAAATTGAAAGAACTGATGTTTTCGAAAGGCAATTTAACGCGCGATATCGGAACGAATGTGGTGGGAACAGATGCTGTGAAGTACGGTTTAATTGATGAAGTCGGGGGACTGTCACAAGCGATGCGCAAATTGCGCGAACTCATTGACCATTCACATCAGCAAGGAGCGATGTTACAATGA